From the Planktothrix tepida PCC 9214 genome, one window contains:
- a CDS encoding tetratricopeptide repeat protein, with protein sequence MSLDAVSVLLKQGIQLKELGNLDAAIHKFKQALELNSQEAEIYKRLAETYILIGKEEDGIEALHQALNLQPQFSSAYLGVGNALYTQSRFDLAIWAYTQALEIQPDFMEAYANLGSIYFQQERFEEAFLSYQKALHINPNHGLIYWMLGNLLSKQQKINQAIDYYQKAILFQPQQELYYLRLAEILLKIDQVNLAIDCYKKAIEINPQQAFAHQELDRLLQFKFQEEKDVQENSPGFYEGGVELASSGLATQLKYQSESNIKASLITSGSEQFLVENSLEKVRGNPEAEQYKNQAEILINQGLFDQALALCHRALKLQPDYLPAYLTLGNTLHFQGKIEAALRAYSLALELQPNFPEIHANIGTMLFKMQRWDQAIASYEKALDLNPNLAAVYWNLGKVFQTVGRVDESISAWQKALELQPNLVEAEFNFEFGNSLARRGLWEEAIQSYQRAIALKPNWAEIYSNMASVRSQQGQEKEAIQLYYKSIELNPDLPQPHLYLGHIFSNTQEAEKAIYHYQQAIKLKPDSMDSYANLANLYARIGRVEAAIQNFEQALAIQPNWAEIHCRLAHIRKHDQPAEAIINLEKAIELKPDFTEAYQQLCDLLSHSTNLAKAREMSDLYCQRCGDQVPILSAIAYIFAYSQSGACQQALDKLLELEKICYQAPDKINISEAIILYEILLFTLSHLRDSVEKNAQFYRLIAQQYYKYRFRDVSSPQYASVPSKTISKSLKIGFISKHFRRHSVGWCSEALIRELSLISPNIYLYVTGQLPIDEVTQRFEQIATQCYWPKAYPNGFASAEEISAEILKDQLDILVDLDSMTVPTNVQILYRRPAPVCVSWLGFDAPYISPDNYFFCDQYTHPQGIEKHYLEQLIRLPHTSVALEPFKSRPVDREAVRNSLNIQSDQMVYLCVAPGRKINQEMIEAQVKILKNVPQSVLLRKGQGDNNLIRELYHQVCEEYNVDKSRLIFIGLTKTEEEHRAIYYVADALLDSYPYNGGTHNLEALSANLPVVTRAGEQYLSRMGYSFLKAVNLDFGIAWSWEEYTELGIRLGLDKNLRHHIQSHLIQSQSPESLAPLWNPKKLAQEMYLIFETLYRHS encoded by the coding sequence GTGAGTTTAGATGCCGTTTCTGTCTTATTAAAACAAGGAATTCAGCTTAAAGAATTGGGAAATTTAGACGCTGCTATTCATAAATTTAAGCAAGCTTTAGAACTGAATTCTCAAGAGGCAGAAATTTATAAAAGACTGGCGGAAACTTATATTTTAATCGGAAAGGAAGAAGATGGAATTGAAGCTCTCCATCAAGCTCTCAATTTACAACCTCAGTTCTCTTCGGCTTATTTAGGGGTTGGAAATGCCCTTTACACTCAATCTCGTTTTGATTTAGCAATTTGGGCCTATACCCAAGCTTTAGAAATTCAACCGGATTTTATGGAAGCTTATGCTAATTTAGGAAGTATTTATTTTCAGCAAGAACGGTTTGAAGAGGCGTTTTTAAGTTATCAAAAAGCTCTACACATTAATCCGAATCATGGGTTGATTTATTGGATGTTGGGGAACTTACTCAGTAAACAGCAGAAGATTAATCAGGCTATTGATTATTACCAAAAAGCAATCCTTTTTCAACCGCAGCAAGAATTATACTATTTAAGATTAGCTGAAATTTTGCTAAAAATTGATCAAGTTAATCTTGCTATTGATTGTTATAAAAAAGCCATTGAAATTAATCCCCAACAAGCCTTTGCTCATCAGGAACTTGATCGACTGCTTCAGTTTAAGTTTCAGGAAGAAAAAGACGTTCAGGAGAATAGTCCGGGGTTTTATGAAGGGGGAGTAGAATTAGCAAGTTCTGGACTAGCAACACAACTAAAATATCAATCCGAGTCGAATATTAAAGCGAGTTTAATTACGTCGGGAAGTGAACAGTTTTTGGTAGAAAATTCCCTGGAAAAAGTCAGGGGAAATCCCGAAGCAGAACAGTATAAAAATCAAGCTGAAATCTTGATAAATCAAGGCTTGTTTGATCAAGCACTCGCCCTTTGTCATCGAGCTTTAAAACTTCAACCTGACTATTTACCAGCCTATTTAACATTAGGAAATACCTTACACTTTCAAGGAAAAATTGAAGCTGCCTTGCGCGCTTATTCTTTAGCTTTAGAACTGCAACCTAATTTTCCCGAAATTCACGCTAATATTGGAACCATGTTGTTTAAAATGCAACGTTGGGATCAAGCAATTGCGAGTTATGAAAAAGCCTTAGACCTTAATCCGAATTTAGCGGCGGTTTACTGGAATTTAGGGAAAGTTTTTCAAACAGTTGGTCGAGTAGATGAATCAATTAGTGCTTGGCAAAAGGCTTTAGAATTACAACCGAATTTAGTCGAAGCGGAATTTAACTTTGAATTTGGGAATAGTTTAGCCCGTCGAGGATTATGGGAGGAGGCAATTCAAAGCTATCAACGGGCGATTGCTTTAAAACCTAATTGGGCTGAAATTTATTCTAATATGGCAAGCGTGCGATCGCAACAAGGGCAAGAAAAAGAAGCCATCCAATTATATTACAAATCCATTGAATTGAACCCCGATTTGCCCCAACCCCATCTTTATTTGGGTCATATTTTCTCTAATACACAGGAAGCAGAAAAGGCAATCTATCACTATCAACAAGCGATTAAACTCAAACCTGATTCAATGGATAGTTATGCAAATCTGGCGAATCTTTATGCTCGGATCGGTCGTGTAGAAGCTGCAATTCAAAACTTTGAACAAGCCTTAGCGATTCAACCCAATTGGGCTGAAATTCATTGTAGATTAGCTCATATTCGCAAACATGATCAACCCGCAGAAGCCATTATTAATTTAGAAAAAGCAATTGAACTTAAACCCGATTTTACAGAAGCTTATCAACAGTTATGTGATTTACTCAGTCATTCCACGAATTTAGCGAAAGCGCGTGAAATGTCAGATTTATATTGTCAAAGATGTGGAGATCAAGTTCCGATTTTATCGGCAATTGCCTATATTTTTGCTTATAGCCAGTCGGGAGCTTGTCAACAAGCTTTAGATAAACTCTTAGAATTAGAAAAAATTTGTTATCAAGCTCCTGATAAAATCAACATTTCAGAAGCAATTATTCTGTATGAGATTTTGCTGTTTACCCTATCTCACTTGCGAGATTCTGTCGAAAAAAATGCCCAATTTTATCGATTAATTGCCCAACAATATTATAAATATCGCTTCCGTGATGTTTCATCCCCTCAATATGCTTCTGTCCCTTCCAAAACCATCTCTAAATCTCTAAAAATCGGATTCATCTCTAAACACTTCCGCCGCCACTCTGTAGGATGGTGTAGTGAAGCTTTGATTCGAGAATTGTCCTTGATTTCCCCTAATATTTATCTTTATGTGACCGGACAGTTACCGATAGATGAAGTTACCCAACGATTTGAACAAATCGCCACCCAATGTTATTGGCCAAAAGCTTATCCAAATGGATTTGCCTCAGCCGAAGAAATATCCGCAGAAATCCTCAAAGATCAGTTAGATATTTTAGTCGATTTGGATTCAATGACAGTTCCAACTAACGTGCAAATTTTATATCGCCGACCCGCCCCGGTTTGTGTGTCCTGGTTAGGATTTGATGCACCCTATATTTCCCCAGATAACTATTTCTTCTGTGATCAATATACCCATCCCCAAGGTATTGAAAAACATTACCTAGAACAGTTAATCCGTTTACCTCATACTTCTGTAGCTTTAGAACCCTTTAAAAGTCGTCCTGTAGATCGAGAAGCTGTTAGAAATAGTTTAAATATTCAATCTGATCAAATGGTGTATTTATGTGTAGCACCGGGACGAAAAATTAATCAAGAAATGATTGAAGCTCAAGTAAAAATTCTCAAGAATGTTCCTCAGAGTGTACTCCTTCGTAAAGGTCAAGGGGATAATAACTTAATTCGAGAACTGTATCATCAAGTTTGTGAGGAATACAATGTTGATAAAAGTCGTTTAATTTTTATTGGGTTAACGAAAACTGAAGAAGAACATCGAGCAATTTATTATGTGGCGGATGCCTTATTAGATTCCTATCCTTATAATGGTGGAACCCATAATTTAGAGGCGTTATCTGCAAATTTACCCGTCGTGACTCGTGCTGGGGAACAGTATCTTTCTCGCATGGGTTATTCCTTTTTAAAAGCGGTTAATTTGGATTTTGGAATTGCTTGGAGTTGGGAAGAATATACAGAATTAGGCATCCGATTAGGATTAGATAAAAATTTACGCCATCACATTCAATCTCACTTAATTCAATCTCAAAGCCCTGAATCTTTAGCCCCCTTATGGAACCCTAAAAAATTAGCTCAAGAAATGTATCTCATTTTTGAGACATTGTATCGCCATTCTTGA
- the rpiA gene encoding ribose-5-phosphate isomerase RpiA codes for MSEQDPVTLMKQYVGKAAADRVKSGTIVGLGTGSTTAYAIQYIGERLKSGELKDIKGIPTSFQATVLAKEYGIPLTTLDEVDRIDVAIDGADEVDPHKNLIKGGGAAHTREKIVDSLAEVFIVVVDSSKLVDQLGSTFLLPVEVMPLAMTPVMKTLEKLGGKPTLRMGVKKAGPVVTDQGNLVIDVKFDAIENPAELEKEINNIPGVLENGLFVGVADVILVGEVINGEAKVREIS; via the coding sequence ATGAGTGAACAAGATCCCGTAACATTGATGAAACAGTACGTTGGGAAAGCAGCAGCCGATCGAGTAAAATCGGGAACCATCGTCGGACTCGGAACAGGTTCGACAACAGCCTATGCCATTCAGTATATTGGAGAACGCCTCAAAAGTGGAGAACTCAAAGATATTAAAGGCATTCCTACCTCCTTTCAAGCAACAGTATTAGCCAAAGAATATGGCATTCCGTTAACAACATTAGATGAAGTTGATCGGATCGATGTTGCCATTGATGGGGCCGATGAAGTTGATCCCCACAAAAATTTAATTAAAGGCGGAGGTGCCGCCCATACCCGTGAGAAAATTGTCGATAGTTTGGCGGAAGTTTTTATTGTGGTGGTCGATAGTTCTAAATTAGTTGATCAACTCGGCTCAACGTTTTTATTACCTGTTGAAGTGATGCCATTAGCGATGACTCCGGTGATGAAAACCCTGGAAAAATTAGGAGGAAAACCCACCTTGAGAATGGGGGTCAAAAAAGCAGGGCCAGTGGTCACCGATCAAGGAAATTTAGTTATCGATGTCAAATTTGATGCCATTGAAAATCCCGCCGAATTAGAAAAAGAAATTAACAATATTCCTGGGGTGTTAGAAAATGGTTTATTTGTGGGAGTTGCGGATGTAATTCTGGTGGGTGAAGTCATCAACGGAGAAGCTAAAGTTCGAGAAATCTCCTAA
- a CDS encoding aldo/keto reductase: protein MYYRRFGRTELPMPVFSCGGMRYQHQWQDAPFDQIPEANQKQLEACIYRSLELGINHIETARGYGTSEMQLGKILPKLPRERLIIQTKVCPNPDPLKFKQDFEQSLAYLQLDHVDLLGIHGINTCEILEDTIKPGGCLAVAKELQTQGKVRFIGFSTHGPTDAIIQAIETNEFDYVNLHWYYINQNNWPAIEAATRHDMGVFIISPSDKGGQLYNPPEKLVQLCSPLSPMVFNNLFCLSHPQVHTLSIGASKPTDFDEHLKTLPLLDRWDEILPSIVQRLEQELINCFGEAWAKTWHIGLPRQEQTPNNINIPVILWLRNLAIAYDMIDYAKMRYNLLGNGGHWFPGKTAEGVEQLDLSHCLVNSPHADQIPDLLAETHQLLKAETVLRLSKS from the coding sequence ATGTATTACCGACGATTTGGACGAACAGAATTACCAATGCCTGTGTTTTCCTGTGGGGGAATGAGATATCAACATCAATGGCAAGATGCTCCCTTTGATCAAATTCCTGAAGCCAATCAAAAACAACTGGAAGCTTGTATTTATCGTTCCTTAGAATTGGGGATTAATCATATTGAAACGGCGAGGGGTTATGGCACGTCAGAAATGCAGTTAGGGAAAATTTTACCTAAACTTCCCAGAGAACGATTAATTATACAAACGAAAGTTTGTCCTAACCCTGATCCTTTAAAATTTAAACAAGATTTTGAGCAATCTTTAGCTTATTTACAATTAGATCATGTTGATTTACTCGGAATTCATGGAATTAATACCTGTGAAATTTTAGAAGATACGATTAAACCGGGTGGGTGTTTAGCCGTTGCTAAAGAATTACAAACCCAGGGAAAAGTTAGGTTTATTGGCTTTTCAACTCATGGCCCGACAGACGCTATTATTCAAGCCATTGAAACGAATGAATTTGATTATGTAAATTTACATTGGTATTATATTAATCAAAATAATTGGCCGGCTATTGAAGCCGCAACTCGCCACGATATGGGGGTTTTTATTATTAGTCCGTCCGATAAAGGCGGTCAACTTTATAACCCCCCGGAAAAGTTAGTACAGTTATGTAGTCCCCTCAGTCCAATGGTATTTAATAATTTATTTTGTTTAAGTCATCCTCAAGTTCATACCTTAAGTATTGGTGCTTCTAAACCAACGGATTTTGATGAACATTTAAAAACCCTTCCCCTTTTAGATCGCTGGGATGAAATTTTACCTTCTATTGTGCAACGTTTAGAACAGGAATTAATTAATTGTTTTGGGGAAGCCTGGGCGAAAACTTGGCATATTGGTTTACCTCGTCAGGAACAAACCCCGAATAATATTAATATTCCAGTGATTTTGTGGTTAAGAAATTTAGCGATCGCCTATGATATGATTGACTATGCTAAAATGCGCTATAATTTATTAGGAAATGGCGGTCATTGGTTCCCCGGAAAAACGGCTGAAGGGGTTGAACAGTTAGATTTAAGTCACTGTTTAGTTAACAGTCCCCACGCGGATCAAATCCCTGATCTGTTAGCCGAAACTCATCAATTATTAAAAGCAGAAACGGTTTTACGGTTATCTAAAAGTTAA
- a CDS encoding amino acid ABC transporter ATP-binding protein, translating to MNTNSNAAVNTAVKIDRLYKSFGDLKVLRGISTEIQKGQVVSIIGPSGCGKSTFLRCLNLLETPTSGHIFIDGIEITDPKAEILKVRQRVGMVFQHFNLFPHLTVLQNVTYAPMKVKKLSEPVAKQLGIELLQKVGMSDKTDVYPSRLSGGQKQRVAIARTMAMEPDILLMDEPTSALDPEMVKEVLDVMKGLAETGITMAIVTHEMAFAKEVSNRILFLDGGLLAEDSPPEQFFKNPGCERAKQFLEKML from the coding sequence TTGAATACCAACTCAAACGCAGCAGTTAATACGGCGGTTAAAATTGATCGTTTGTATAAATCTTTTGGAGATTTAAAAGTATTAAGAGGGATTTCAACGGAAATTCAAAAAGGGCAAGTAGTTTCTATTATTGGGCCGTCGGGTTGCGGAAAATCTACCTTTTTACGCTGTTTAAATCTTCTGGAAACACCGACATCAGGGCATATTTTTATTGATGGGATAGAAATTACCGACCCTAAAGCTGAAATTTTAAAAGTTCGTCAGCGTGTGGGGATGGTCTTTCAACACTTTAATTTATTTCCCCATTTAACAGTCTTGCAAAATGTCACTTATGCACCTATGAAAGTTAAGAAACTGTCTGAACCTGTGGCGAAACAATTGGGGATCGAGTTATTACAAAAAGTCGGAATGTCTGATAAAACCGATGTTTATCCCTCTCGACTTTCAGGGGGACAAAAACAACGAGTTGCGATCGCCCGGACTATGGCGATGGAACCGGATATTTTATTAATGGATGAACCCACCTCCGCCCTTGATCCTGAAATGGTGAAAGAGGTTTTAGATGTTATGAAAGGATTAGCTGAAACGGGAATTACAATGGCAATTGTTACTCATGAAATGGCATTTGCAAAAGAAGTTTCTAACCGGATTTTATTCCTCGATGGTGGGTTACTCGCAGAAGATTCTCCCCCAGAACAATTCTTTAAAAATCCTGGCTGTGAACGGGCGAAGCAATTCTTAGAAAAAATGCTTTAA
- a CDS encoding ABC transporter substrate-binding protein/permease, with protein sequence MGQSPQIFAQENPSGTTKTLVMATSPDYPPYEFKDTATSGEKIVGFDVDIAEYITKQLGYNLTVVGMDFNGLIPALTAKRADFVMAGMTPTPDRKKNVEFSDIYFEAKNTIVSLQDKNYKNPDQLKGKKVGVQLGSIQQEAVKNWQGVIAVPLNKTSDIIQELNSKRLDAGVLENTIVKGYIAANPGLVYNEVPNTEEAGSAIAFPKGSPLVQPFNEVIQQMKASGKIEQLAKKWFDRPVVTQAPEVPHGKGLKLDFNKIAPNIPYILAGIFITLQFSLVSAFFGFIWGTILALFKISTIKPLNIFSQGYTSIFRGTPLLVQLTLIYFATPQLTGYDITAFQAGILTFSLNSGAYISETIRAGIQAVDKGQKEACEALGVNYQLMMLDIILPQALKNILPALVNESINLLKDSTLVSVIGVEDLLRRAQIVGAEKYIYFEPLIFVAVIYYLMIITLTWGANKLEYQLKRSS encoded by the coding sequence ATGGGACAGTCTCCCCAGATTTTTGCCCAGGAAAATCCCTCTGGGACAACGAAAACCTTAGTCATGGCAACCTCCCCAGATTATCCGCCCTACGAGTTTAAAGATACGGCTACCAGTGGAGAAAAAATTGTTGGCTTTGATGTGGATATCGCGGAATATATTACGAAGCAATTGGGCTATAATCTGACCGTTGTGGGGATGGATTTTAATGGATTAATCCCAGCGTTAACCGCTAAACGAGCGGATTTCGTCATGGCGGGAATGACACCGACTCCTGATCGCAAAAAAAATGTAGAATTTTCCGATATCTATTTTGAAGCTAAAAATACTATTGTTAGTTTGCAAGATAAAAATTATAAAAATCCCGATCAATTAAAAGGCAAAAAAGTCGGGGTACAACTCGGTTCAATTCAACAGGAAGCGGTTAAAAATTGGCAAGGGGTGATTGCAGTTCCCTTAAATAAAACCAGTGATATTATCCAGGAATTAAACTCAAAACGCCTGGATGCTGGGGTTTTAGAAAATACAATTGTTAAAGGGTATATTGCCGCAAATCCAGGGTTAGTTTATAACGAAGTTCCGAATACAGAAGAAGCTGGATCAGCGATCGCTTTTCCCAAAGGATCGCCCTTAGTTCAACCTTTTAACGAAGTGATTCAACAGATGAAAGCCAGTGGTAAAATTGAGCAACTGGCAAAGAAATGGTTTGATCGCCCGGTCGTGACCCAAGCCCCTGAAGTTCCTCATGGGAAGGGATTAAAACTAGATTTTAATAAAATTGCTCCCAATATCCCTTATATTTTAGCGGGGATTTTTATTACGTTACAATTTAGTTTAGTCTCTGCTTTTTTTGGATTTATTTGGGGAACAATTCTGGCTTTATTTAAGATTTCAACAATTAAACCCTTGAATATTTTTTCCCAAGGTTATACCTCTATTTTTCGAGGGACACCCCTGCTTGTACAATTAACATTAATTTATTTTGCCACTCCCCAACTTACCGGATATGATATTACGGCTTTTCAAGCGGGGATATTAACCTTTTCTCTGAACTCAGGGGCCTATATTTCCGAAACCATTCGGGCGGGAATTCAAGCCGTTGATAAAGGACAAAAAGAAGCTTGTGAAGCCTTGGGGGTAAACTATCAACTCATGATGTTAGATATTATTTTACCTCAAGCCTTAAAAAACATTCTTCCGGCTTTGGTCAATGAAAGTATCAACCTGTTAAAAGATTCAACGTTAGTTTCAGTCATTGGCGTTGAAGATCTGTTACGTCGCGCTCAAATTGTTGGGGCTGAAAAGTATATTTACTTTGAACCTTTAATTTTCGTGGCGGTGATTTATTATCTGATGATTATTACCTTAACCTGGGGAGCGAATAAACTTGAATACCAACTCAAACGCAGCAGTTAA